The Nocardia sp. NBC_01503 sequence CGCTGCCGCTGTCACCCAGGCCACCCAGGAGGCTGCCGCGCAGGTACAGCAGAAGTCGCAGGAGATCCTGGCCGCGCTACAGTCCGAACAGGCTCGCGTTCCGTCGCTGTCCGAATTCTTCCCCGTTATGCCTGATATCCAGGCCATGGTGCCCACTCCGCCCGAAGTCTCCATGGCGCCACCCGACGCTGCCGAACGGAAGGCCGCTGACATCGATACGGCACCGCAGTTCGACAACGTCGAGGAATTCGAGCACGACCCGCAAGCCCGCCGGCGATCCAACATCGCTGCCACCGAATGGTGATCGGCGCCAGGTGAGTGGTCAATCCAGGCACGCCGATGGAATGATGTGCCCGGACCACGACTAAGCGGAATACCGAAAGGCAGGCACATGCATTGGCTCAAAGAGTCGCCATCCTATTTTCGGTTCCGCAACGGCACGATTCGTCTCGAAGAGCCTGAGCACGGCAAGCTGATCGGGCAGAAGCTGAATGTTCGAACGGGCGCTTTCGAACCCGCATCGGACGAGGACATGGACGCGGTGCTGAGATCTGGTACCGATCTGGACTTCTCCGCGCTGAACGAGGAACAGTTCGTCAAAGCGACCGAAGAAGCGCGCAGTCTGTACCTCCGCGGATCAGGCCCGGTATTCGATCTCTACGCGCAAATCAAGGAGATGTTCGAACACGCCGAGCAGGAACGACGGCGAATCAGTCCTGAGGAGCGAAGTATGATCGCCGCCCTCTACCGCACGACCTTCCAGGTATGGGAAGAGGAATTTGCTCGGCGCGACGCGGGTGACGAACCAACCTTCGGCTACTCCTGGGTCGGAGGCAGTCGATAGGCCCGGTCAGGCCGAAAATTGGACCGGTAGAGACACTCTGGGTAGGGTTGCGTATACGTTTGTCGAATCCGGTTGGGAGTCCGGGCTTTTGCAATCAACTGCAGGAGGGGGAGGCCGATGAATCCGGTCGCGCAGTCAGTTCGAGACTTGGTTCCGCAAACGCCCTGGCAGCGTGATCGCCGAATCATCGGATAATTTGTGTCCGGGTGGACATGGGCCGGGGATCATCTTCCAAATGGGTTGATGTCGGCACTCAACTTCTTTGCGGTGTATCCCAAGGGTGACCAGGATGCGCTGTTCGACCTGGGCGACACGTGGAAGTTGGCCGCTGCCGAACTCGAAAAGCTCGAGCCGGAGCTCAGATCCGCCACTGATCAGGTGCCCCAGTACTACCTCGGAGAAGGCGCCACCGCGATAACCCAAGAGTTCGCAACGCTCTTCGACGGCCAAGACCACTCCATCCAAAAACTTGTGGAGAGCCTGACCCAACTCGGCCACGACAGTCGCTCCACCGCAACAGAGATCGAATATACGAAGATCCAGTCAGAGGTCTTCGCCCTCCTGACGCTTTACACCATCGTTCAGCTGAGCATCACCCTCTTTGGCGAGGCACTCATACCGGGTGTTCTCGCTACTGCACGAGCGTCTCTGGCCACCTTCAGCAAGGCGGCGATGGCGAGGATCGCCGCGATCAGCGAACGCGCGGGACTGCAGGCGCTTGCAAAGCCGTTGGTTCGCGAAATCGCCGTGCCAGTCCTTGAACGAGAGATCGCACCGCTTGCCGAGAAGGCTGTTCAACCGCTGGCCACTCGAGCCACGCAGGCGGCTGTCAAGGCCGTCGGCGCTGGCATTGTTACCGGTGTGATGGGTGCCGGACTCGATGCCGGGACACAAGCCATCCAAATCATGAATGGTCATCGCGACGATGGCTTCGACTTGAAGCAAACGTTTCAGACCAGCCTGCAGTGGGGTGCGGGTGGCCTCGTCGGTGCGCCATTCCACGGAATCGTGGGCAACGCCTTGAAGGACACCCGACTGAACTCGCGCCTTGGTGGAACCATCGCCGGTGG is a genomic window containing:
- a CDS encoding YbaB/EbfC family nucleoid-associated protein, producing MTNEVAKAQLAELVELVEGSFASVARAQQERARLTATAHAGGRRVTITVNADGVVIKTEFSDDIGDLLFSEIAAAVTQATQEAAAQVQQKSQEILAALQSEQARVPSLSEFFPVMPDIQAMVPTPPEVSMAPPDAAERKAADIDTAPQFDNVEEFEHDPQARRRSNIAATEW